DNA from Aggregatimonas sangjinii:
TTAATCTTCAACACGATCGTTGGTGTGTCGGCATTCGAGATTACGGTAATGGCTTTCCTTATCGGGCCAACTCTATTGGTGTCGTACTTCACCTGAATCTCTCCGGTCTCACCTGGTAAAACAGGGGCCTCTGGCTTCTTTGGAATAGTACACCCGCAACTGGAGCTAACTTTACTGATAATCAGAGGTGCATCACCAGTATTGGTGAATTCGAATACACGAACGCCATCGGCGCCTTTCGCTATTTCTCCGTAATCGACCGTTTCCGACTTGAATTCGATTTTTGCCGCTTTATCCTGGGCAGTTAGACTAAATCCTAACATTCCTACGAATAATACAAGTACTAATTTTTTCATAATG
Protein-coding regions in this window:
- a CDS encoding DUF1573 domain-containing protein, giving the protein MKKLVLVLFVGMLGFSLTAQDKAAKIEFKSETVDYGEIAKGADGVRVFEFTNTGDAPLIISKVSSSCGCTIPKKPEAPVLPGETGEIQVKYDTNRVGPIRKAITVISNADTPTIVLKIKGEIKGESGK